The Acaryochloris thomasi RCC1774 nucleotide sequence CGGTGTTGTTGCCTGACGTCAATGAAGGTGAAGGATCGGTGCTATCGCTGGGAGCAGAGCTAGGTTATGACGTCACCGATCGATTCTCTGTGTCGGTGCTGCAGGTGCTCACGGGGGTCGATGAACCGACGCTGGTTAATCTTTCCTACGACATCAATCGAAACTTAACGACTCGAACCTCTGTCAGTACTGATGGTGAGGCCGTTGGGTCTTTGGAATATCGGATTCGATTTTAGCAACCGCTAGCGTCGCTCTTCCTTTGGAAGCAGATAGGCTACAGGCTATCGCAACGGTTTTAGCTGATTTTAATTTCAGGGTTCTCGTCCTGATCTACAACGGGTAAAGGATCTTTCTCTGCATACCTTTTTATGAGAATCGTCAACAGGCGTCGCTTATTCCCCTGTTTAACTCTGTTTGTCGTTACCCTGTCGCTGTGCTGGACTCTGTTGACTCCTGTACAGGCTCAAGAAAGTGCCGCAATCAGAGCGCCAGTGGTGGTGGATGGCCGTGAAATTCTCAAGGTGGGTAAGGCCGGGGATTTTACAGCTGAGGAGCGGGCAGAGCAGGTCGCAGGGCCGCTGGAGCGAGCCGTTAGCGCCAACAAAAAGCCTCGAATTGAGGTTGAGGAGCGCAATAATCAGCCAGCGCTGATGTTAAACGATCGTTATTTGATGACGATTACGGCTGCTGATGTTGATGCTGCGATCTCCCCTCAATTTCAGGCCGATCGGTGGGCAAATAAGCTGGAGGATGCGATCGCAACGGCCCAATCTGAACGCAGTCTGCAGTACCGGGAGCAAGCCTGGATCATGGCTGCCGCCGTCGCTCTAGCCGCTTTAGGAATTCATTTGGGCTTGGGACGTCTTCAGACCTTCGTGCTGCGGCGGGTGTTGCACCAGCTCCCTGACCCCTCAGAATCAGTCGAAGGCAACCAGGGGATTCGCCTCTCTTTTAGGGCCATACTTGCGATCGCACGCCTCGTCCTTTGGTGTAGTGCAGTTCTCTACATCGCCAATCTCTTCCCGGCTTCCCGCCAGCTTAGCTATGAGGTTACGACCGCCTTAAATACCGTCTTTACGGCCCCTCTCTTCACCGTTAGCAACAGTGCCTTCTCACTGATCGATCTGCTGATCTTACTGGCGTTATTCTGGGCCTTGGTCGTAGGGATTGGCACCCTCACCCAGCTCCTGCAAACGCGCATCCTTGCCCGAACAGGAATGGCACGAGGCGCCCAGGAAATAGTTGCAGTAATCGTCAAATATGCCCTGCTGGTGGTCGGCACCATTGTGCTGCTGCAGGTTTGGGGACTGGACCTTAGTTCGCTCACCCTCTTGGGCAGTGCCGTGGGAGTTGGTATTGGCTTCGGATTTCAAGATATCGCTAAAAATCTGGGCAGTGGCTTAGTGCTGCTATTTGAGCGCTCGGTTCAGGTCGGAGACTTTATTGAAGTCAACGACCATATGGGCACCGTTGAACGGGTCGGTGCCCGCAGCATTATTTTGAGAACCCTTGATCAGATTTCAATCATCGTGCCCAACTCGCGACTGCTCGAAGAGGAAGTCATTAACTGGAGTCATAATCGTGCTCCTTCCCGACTGCATCTGCCTGTGGGTGTTGCCTACGGCTCTGATCTCAACGCTGTGAAGGAGTCACTCTTGAAGGCCGCTAAAGACCATACAGACGTCGTCAAAAGTCCACCTCCAAGGGTTGTCTTTGTTGGCTTCGGCGATAGTTCGCTAGACTTTGAGCTATTGATTTGGCTGCGACGACCGGAACGCCAGCTCCTTGTTAAAAGCGATCTGTATTTCCACATCGACGCAATTTTGCGGCAGAGAAACATTGAAATACCATTTCCGCAGCGCGATTTGCATGTTCGTTCAGGTGAAATCCGCCTGTCTGAGTCACTAGAGGCAGGCCTTCTCCATCTCCTAAATGGAAATGCAGGCCATCCTTCAAAATCCTCTCAGCCTAATGAAGAAGCTCCATAGCTGCTGTTCACAACAATTTCAGTTAAGCACGTTAGGGGAAAACAACTTTGCATGAACGATACGCCATGTCTCACCCTCTACCTCTGTTGAGAGCGGTCATGCGCTGTCGCCATTTTCTGCCCGGCCCGGCAAGCCTGATGCTCGTAGGTTCGATGGCGACTCCCATCATGTTGGCGGCCCCGACCCCCGAAGCAGTCCAGCCCCAGGGTGGCAACATCGTTGAGCGCCTGCTTCCGTTCGCGAATGGCTCTGAAGATATCGCCACTGGAATGGTCCACTTGGATGGCTACCGGCTAGTCTCAATTACGGCACCTGTCATCCAATCAGAGAACCGTGGCTCGGGTACGCCGTCTCCCATCAAACAGCGAATTAGCATCGTTGAAGATCGCCTGCAGAGCTTGGTCAAAGAAAATCCAGAAACGCTTACCGTCACTCAGCAGATTGACGCAGCCACGCAGCTACCAGTGCTCTATGTTAACGGCCAGGAACTGATGACCGTCACGAATCAAGATGCCCTACTGTATTCTAGCGACCCAGATCAGTGGGCAACGGAGCTAGCGACCCTTCTGCAACAGGCCCTGCAGCGCGCCCAGCAAGAGCGACAGGCCGATTATCTCAGACAGCAAGCCCGATGGGCTGCCGGGATTGGCTTCGTGATGCTGGGAGGCGTCTTGTTGATGACTTGGCGGCAGCGATACCTCAAGACTCAACCATTCGATACGGCGACGACATCAAGTGCCGCAGAGGAGGCGACAGAAGCCGGTCAAACGAAAGATGCAGCCCTCACGATCAAAGATGGGAAGCAACTGCAGCATCGGCGCAATACCCGACGACTGAAGCTGTTGCTGCTGCAGCTAGGAAAATTTGCCTTAGTCGCTGGGGGCAGCTTTAGGATTCTGGGCTTGTTCCCTCAGACCCGGTGGCTACAGGTGATGGTCTTGATCGGTGCGAGGGTGCCTTTGCGACTACTGGGTATTGTTTTGCTGACCTATCTACTGATCAGAGTCAGCTTTGTCTTGATTGACCGACTCTTTGCTGCGTTTAGACAACAGCCTTTTCTTCCCTCTATCCGGTCGCAGCGCAGTACACTCCGCATCACCACTGTGGCTAGAGTGCTGCGTGGGGTGAGTGTCGTCATTCTCACCGGCATCGGTGCGCTGGGAATGCTTGCTGTTTTGGGCATTGACTTGGTGCCGCTGCTGGCGGGGGTCAGCGTGATTGGATTGGCGGTCTCTTTTGCGAGTCAGAGCCTGATCAAAGACACGATTAATGGCTTCTTTATTCTGCTAGAGGACCAGTATGGTGTGGGGGATATCATCGTTGTGGGTGCGGTTTCGGGGCTGGTGGAGCATATGAACCTACGGATTACGCAGCTCCGAGACAGTGAAGGACGCCTAATTACGGTGCCCAACAGCATGGTCGATATCGTCCAGAATCTTTCAAAGGACTGGTCGCGGGTCGATTTGTTTATTGATGTGGCCTACAGTGCAGATCCAGAACAGGCGCTAGCGGTGGTCAAGCAGGTCGCGGCAGATTTATATTGCGATCGCAACTGGAGCCAAGAAATCCTGGAGCCGCCTGATGTTTTAGGAATCGAGAACCTGACCCACACCGGTATGACCATCCGCACCTGGATCAAAACGGTGCCGCTCTCTCAGTGGAATGTTTCCCGTGAATTTCGTCGTCGCCTAAAGCTGCAGTTAGATGCGGCTAACATTGCGATTGGCATCCCTCAACAGAGAATCACAACGGAGAATGGAGCAAGCTATCCCACACAGAGAATTGATTCAGGGATCACCCTTAACAAATCTGAAGAGTAATGCGAAGGTCTTCAATTAGAAACTCAATTATGACTTTTGGCTCTGTCTCCAACCTTAGGTGCCCAGGAGAGAAAACAACGAGTGCCTCGTTGCTCCGTCACCGTTGCACTGATGCGATCATAGAACTGCAGTCCGCGAATATTGCGGGCATCGGCGGTCCAAGCTAAGTGGGTACAGTTATACTCTTGAGCAATCTGAGCGAGATGGTGCATTAAAGCTGCCCCTGCTCCTTGACTGCGCTGCATTTCATCGATGTATAAATCATCAAGCCAGATACTGGGCTGTCCGGCAAAGGATGAATACCGAAAACCATAGAGAGCGAACCCCACGGGACTATCGTTCAGTTCAGAAAACAGGACGTAGGCAAAGGGAACAGCGCCGAACAGTGTTTGCTGTAGCTTGTCTGGGGTGACTCCCAAAACACCTTGGTAGGCACCGACCGCACGATCAAACTCTGATTTTTTGCGGATGTAGGCATCAATTAGCGGAATATCGTTAGCAAGTGCGGGTCGAATCTTAAGTGTCATTTGAATAGCTTAGAACTCAGATTCTTGAATATTGCAGGTACCAGCTTAGGACCAGGAAGGAAAATAATTCCTAGCTGCTGCATCAGTCCCTGAGCATCACCTTGGCCCCAGTGTTCAACGATTTTTCCGTTCTCTAGGCGGTCGATGTGCATGATTGCGATCGCAATCTCTTTCCCAGTCGGCGGCAGACCTTGGAACTCACCCAGATGTGTTGCCGTGAAGGTGCCACAGGTGACGACCTGATCATCAGTCGCAATCACCTGATCGAAGGTGTGCTTGCTGTTGGAGAAAGCAGTATAGAAGGTTTGACCAAAGGCTTTGAATTCCTCAGCGTTCAGCAGCTCTGGTATTCCGGCCATGTGGGCAACGAAGTTCGGGGCCAGCATGGCTAAGGCTTGGTCAATGTTGCGATCATCAAAGGATTGATAGAACTGGAGGACTTGGGTCTGGTTGCGATCTTGAGACATTTCGTACTCTGTACCCGTTCAATCTCAGCTCAATTAGGTTCTACCTAACTCTAATGTACAGGTGGAGATTTCGAGAGTCTATTAAAATGCTGCGGTAACGAGAGGCTGAATCCCTTTCCAAGCTTCACTTCCTTCTGTTGGATGCTTCAAGTGTGGTTCTGGACGCAAAATCCCTATCAGTGCTCGCTTGTCTAAGCTTTTCTGGATTGCGAACGAAGTAAAGGGTCTGAATATGGCCCTGGGCAACATCAAAAGCCATCACAGAATCAATCGTGTTTGCAGTTGTGTAAAGCAGACCAGATTGACTATTGACCTGGATGAATTGAGCCTCGGAATACAGTCCCAGCCTTTGTTGACGGCGATTGATTGCCAGCAGAAAGCGAGCCACTTTTACGTTTCGGTGGAGCGGCTTGAGGGCTGCAACTACTTTGCCTCCGCCATCGGAATAAAGGGTGATGTCGTCTGCTAGAAGATTCAACAATCCTTGCAGATCACCTTGTTCGCAAGCCCGGAGAAACTGTTGTGTGATTTCTTCTCTTTGGTGAGGGGAGGTAGAAAAACGCGATCGCACATCATGAATACGCTGCTTGGCTCGGCGGGCAATTTGGCGGCAGTTGCTGGGGCTTTTCTCTACGATGAGGCCGATGGTGTTGTAGTCATAGTCAAAGATCTCTCTCAGTAAAAAAACGGCTCGTTCTATGGGGGATAGACGCTCTAGTAAGACCAGAAAAGCCATTGACAGTGAATCAGCCTGTTCTGCTTTGGCAGCAGGATCTGCGGCAGAAGTGACGATGGGTTCAGGAAGCCAGGGGCCAATGTACTGCTCTCGCTTAACTTGTGCCGATCGGAGGCGATCAATGCAGAGTCGGGTAACGATGGTGGTCAGGTAACGTTTGGGGGATTGAACCTGATTGTTTGAGGCACGCTGCCAGCGCAGAAAGGTTTCCTGGACCATATCTTCGGCATCCATGATGGTGCCGAGCATTCGATAGGCAATGCCAAACAGCAGCGATTGATATTGCTGAAAGGTCTCTAGCGTTGAGACATCCATCAGTGAGTTGACTCGGTCACTTGGTAGCTGCCAGGGATCATTTGGGTGGTGATGGCAATCCGATTCCAGGCATTGATGGTGATGATGGTCATCAAGATTTGGGTGACGGCTTCGGGAGTGAAATATTGGCTGGCGAGATCATAGATGGCATCGGGAACTCCCTGTTTATGGATTTGGGTGACGGCTTCGGTGAGGGCAAGGGCAGCTCGTTCTTCGGGAGTGAAGAAAGGGGGTTTCTGACCAGGCGGTGAGAGCGTAGAGGCGCTGTTCGGTTTCGCCATCGGCTCTGGCTTCTTTGGTGTGCATATCAATGCAGAAAGCACAGCCGTTGATTTGAGAGGCTCGGAGTTTGATCAGATGCTTGAGCTTTTTGCTGAAGCCACTTTGGGCTAAGTATTGTTCTAGACCCATCATGCTTTGATAGGCGGCTGGCTCGATTTTGCCGAATTCGAGTCTCTGGCTCATAGGGGTATCTCCTTGTTGTATGCCCATATCTATATAGACGGGGCAGGAGTGTTGAGTGTGACAGTTGTTTCTGGAAACATCTAAACGGTCTGTTCAGTGGTCTGATAGCAGAGGCCGCAAACTCCAGGAGAGGTCGCTATGGATCTGTCTTAAAGTCGTTCAGTCCCTGCTGAATCCCTGCAACGATTTCTTCAGCGTCTTACTCTTCTCGTACGGGCATCTGCAAAGAGAACTTGTCCAATAGCTGTGAATATTCTTCTGGAGTAGGTTGCCCCTGGTAATTTAGTGTTTCCTCACTGCAGTGTATCCAGGGTTGAGCGCTGCGAATCCACAAGTTGCCGACGGCTCGTAACTCACGGGTATCATCCAGCGTTCCAGGCTTGATATTGGTAATCTGCGGATTACGAGTTGGATTGTGGAACAGCCGCGTGCCGCACTCGCCACAAAAGAAGCAGACAACCTCTCGTCCACTATCGGACGTTCGACTCCATTGTTTCGGTGTGCCTTGAAGCAAAATAACGGCAGCACGGGGTACCGGCATTGACATCCCAAAAGCGCTGGCTGATTGTCGCTGACACTCCCTGCAGTGGCAGGCATAGACAGTCAGCGGTTCAGCCCGAATCTCATACCGAACTTGTCCACACTGACACCTCCCGGTGTATGGAGCTGTCATAGGCTTCTACCTCTTCATGGCTAATGTTTGGGCAACTGACCCTACCTGAGATGCAACCAAGCTTCAGAGATATTTGCTTGAGCGCTTGTCATTAAGAGTCTAGCTAAGCTCCTTGCTTTGCGATCGCAACCTTGTAAAGCGAGGTAGCAATCGCATCTCTAGCAAACGCCTGCGTAGCGATAAACGTACAATGGTTTGATTAAGTCCTCTGGAACGATAATTCCCGAAGGCTAAGGCTGTTGAGCTGTGTGATTGGTGATGGTGACTGTTCCCCAAACTTTAGAAGCTTCTGTGACTCAGGCGGTTGAGGCGACGCGGGTTGCGATCGCATCCGGAAAATCCCGTCTCCAAATAGAGCTAGCCATCCCAGAGCTAAAGGCGATGCCGGTGGCCGAGCAGTTCCTCAGGCAATATCCAGATCTGGCTGAAACCGTAAAAGTCTTTTTCTCAGATGCCGGGGCAGCAGCGCTGGCACGGCGAGACTGGGAAGGCATCAACTGTAAGCTGTACGGCCTAGAGGAATTATGGGAGCCGATTCAGCCCGAAGACCAAGCCTTCCTAATTGTGGCCTCCACAGCCGTCGAGATTAAGCGTGTCGAGAAAATGTGTGAAGAAGCAGGCGATCGCCCGTTCATCTTGCTCAACCCTCAGCTTCAGGATGTCGCCGTGATTGGCATCGGTGCCGCCGGACGGCAGCTACGCGAGCGGTTCATAAACACCATCGAAATTTGCTACTATCTGCGGCCCCTAGAGCAGGGTGTACTGCTGCGGTCCTTCCCTAACCTTTGGCAGCTCTGGTGGGAACAGGAGTCCGGAGATTACGAGCTGTTGGGGGAAAATGAAACTCGACCCGGCAATGAGCGGTTAGCTGAGATGATGGAGTCAAAGCTTTCGCCATCACAGGCTCCGAAAAAAGGGATCCTTCAATCTCTGCAGCAGTTTATTAATGCCTTAAGCCAGTAAGTCGGCATTAAGGTGCGATCTCTGAGACATCGTATTCAGCCTCCTCCACCTTTAGCGATTTGAGGATAGAGCGATTGGTCTCAGCCAGATTGTTGTAGGCATCCACCTTCTGTTTATAGGTTTCAACCTGTTGATTGATTTGAGCCACCCGCTCCTGTAGATTCTGGGTTTGCAGATTGTACTGCCGTACCTCTCGATTGAACCGATCCTTTTGGTATTCAAACTCCTGCACCAGACTCGAATCTCCCTGGCGGAGTGAGGCTTCCGCCCGTTGCTTGAGGCTGCGCAAATCAGCTTTCATCTGTTGAAGCCGTTGCTGGCGCGTATCCAGCTCGCTATCTGCCTGCCGAATAACGTTCTTCTGTTCCTTAAGACTGACTTCTAACGCATCAATCTCGGGCTTTAACTGTGTAGCCTGGGCCTCAAGCTGAGCCAAGACGCTACGGGAACGCTGGGCAAGGGCTATAACTTGCTGGCGATCTTGAAAATATTGCCGGTAGTGCTGCTCTAAATCGGGATCGCCCAAATCAGATAGCTCTGTCCCCAGATAGGCATGCAGCTCATTGAGGTAGATTTCAGGGTCACCGGCTTCATAGGCTTCCAGAATAGATGATAGATGAGAATCTTTCACCCGCTGCGCGGCTTTTCTCAGTTTTGGCGCTAGGCGAGCACGTTCTGCTTTGCCGAGTTCTTGGTAGGCGGCATGCAGCATTTCGTGGGCCGCAACCACCTCCATCATTCCCTGCAGTCGCGGTTCGGTGACCGATTGAATAACAATGTTGCCTTTATAGCCATTGCTGGTAAAGCATCCCAGAATAATCGTTTTCTCACGGTCTCGCCCTGACTTGTGACAGAGGGTGTGAAACTGTTCCTTGGGTTTGATTTTTGGCTCTTGTTTGTAAAACAACTGCTGAGCATCGGGCGTCATTGCAGTGGCAATAGCTAACCGCTCAATCTCTGGCGAAGAGGGTTCATAGGATGTATTCAGGAATTGAGAGCAGCCCAGAACCGTCAAGCTGCCCAGCACTGAAAAGAGCGACAGGGTATAGATAGAGTGCCGTGGTTTTTGCATCTACTTTAAGTGAGGCGGGATCTGTTAAATCAAGTCGCTGCATCCTACGCCATTCAAAATGGAGCACCTGCAGTCGTTCACTGACTAAGAGTGAAATGGATAGCTGTAACCAGAATGATTAGAGATGCGATCGCATCTCTTCTTCTGAGACAATGTTATCTATCGAGAAATGTACAATTAAACTGATATTCCTGATGATGGAGGGTTTTGGCTGCATCCGTCAGCATATCCTGAGATATCAAGCATCGAAGTACACACGCTGACAGCGGCCACAGCTACCAACTTAACCTTGGTACAGGTAAAAAGCTAACAGATGAAGATGACAACCTTTATTCGTACATCTGGCCTTATTGTCGGTGCCGTAGCTGTGACATTGGCGAGTTCGACGGCTCCCAGTCGCGCAGATATCTACGACGCTATCTTTGAACATCAGCTTGAGAAGTCGCGTTTGCGCGATTCCAAGTCACAGCCCGTACGGAAACGAGGCTTCAGATCCGGTCGAATTATTAAGACTGAACCGTTCTATCAGCTCAAAAACGGAAAGGCCGTCGCCGTTGGCACAGCTCAGCAGGGAACATCCGTCTCACTTTTTAGCGTCAAGCGAGGCATCTATAGAATGGTTAGCTTCGGACGTGGTAATGCTGTTTGGGTTCGCGAACAAAACATTAAAGTTGACTAAGATAAATGCTCTGTTCTCGATCCGCGCTAGTGCTTGATCCTCGTGCCTAGATTAGGGGCGAAATAGGTGGTCATGATCAGGATGATAGAGACGAGACCGCGCCTCTGACTGATGCCCTTCTAAAGCAGGACTAATCATATACAGGACTGTCCGAATCAGCTTTTGAGATTCGGTTGCTTCAGCCATTTGATGCAGTGGAACGATGCAAATTTTTTCATCAGGCCAGCCCACTCGATAGCAAATAGCAACGGGTGTCTCAGCCGCATAGTGTTTCAATAGCTTCTTTTGGGCTACGTCTATATGACGAGCACTGAGATAGAGGCAAAGACTGGCTTTATGGGCCGCTAAGCTAGCGAGTTCTTCCGTTGCGGGCACATTGGTGCGGCCACTGGTGCGCGTCAGAATAATCGTCTGTACCAGTTCGGGTACCGTTAGTTCTACCTGAAGTTTGGCGGCAGCAGCCTGGAAAGCGCTAATACCGGGAATGATTTCAAAGGGCACGTCGGCTGCTGCAAGCGCCTGCATCTGTTCATGGACCGCTCCATACAGTGTAGGGTCACCGGAGTGGAGACGAACGACGGAAAGCCCGGATCGCACCCGCTCAATCATCACCGGCAAAATATCTTCCAGAGTCTGGGTGGAGGTTGGAATCACCTCAGCATTCGGCTTTGCCAGCTTTACCATTGCCTTTGGCACCAGCGAATCAGCGTAGAGAATCACATCCGCCTGCTGCAGAATATTCTGAGCCTTCACCGTCAGCAGTTCTGGATCGCCCGGACCCGCCCCGACAATGTAAACCGCAGGGGCAAGTGCTTTCTGAGTAACCTGGACAGAATCGAGAGCTGTGACAGTCATAGGGTGTTTAGAGATTGTTTTGGCAATGAATAACGAGCTGGGTCTTAATCAGTTATTTAGATTAAGGGTCGTTTTTTAGGGGAAACAACATCTGGGAGATAGCGGTTGAGGTAGTATAGCCAGCCCAAGCCAATCAGACCACCAATGATGCCCACCAGACTGACCACCTGGGCGATCCGAAGCGGGCCGAGCATTAGGCTATCGGTTCGCAACCCCTCAATCCAAAAACGGCCTGCGCTGTAGCCGACGGAGTAGAGCAAAAATAGCGTACCGGGCTTTGCCTTCGGGAACCGGAAGAACACCGTC carries:
- a CDS encoding DUF1995 family protein, producing MVTVPQTLEASVTQAVEATRVAIASGKSRLQIELAIPELKAMPVAEQFLRQYPDLAETVKVFFSDAGAAALARRDWEGINCKLYGLEELWEPIQPEDQAFLIVASTAVEIKRVEKMCEEAGDRPFILLNPQLQDVAVIGIGAAGRQLRERFINTIEICYYLRPLEQGVLLRSFPNLWQLWWEQESGDYELLGENETRPGNERLAEMMESKLSPSQAPKKGILQSLQQFINALSQ
- the cobM gene encoding precorrin-4 C(11)-methyltransferase; amino-acid sequence: MTVTALDSVQVTQKALAPAVYIVGAGPGDPELLTVKAQNILQQADVILYADSLVPKAMVKLAKPNAEVIPTSTQTLEDILPVMIERVRSGLSVVRLHSGDPTLYGAVHEQMQALAAADVPFEIIPGISAFQAAAAKLQVELTVPELVQTIILTRTSGRTNVPATEELASLAAHKASLCLYLSARHIDVAQKKLLKHYAAETPVAICYRVGWPDEKICIVPLHQMAEATESQKLIRTVLYMISPALEGHQSEARSRLYHPDHDHLFRP
- a CDS encoding mechanosensitive ion channel family protein yields the protein MRIVNRRRLFPCLTLFVVTLSLCWTLLTPVQAQESAAIRAPVVVDGREILKVGKAGDFTAEERAEQVAGPLERAVSANKKPRIEVEERNNQPALMLNDRYLMTITAADVDAAISPQFQADRWANKLEDAIATAQSERSLQYREQAWIMAAAVALAALGIHLGLGRLQTFVLRRVLHQLPDPSESVEGNQGIRLSFRAILAIARLVLWCSAVLYIANLFPASRQLSYEVTTALNTVFTAPLFTVSNSAFSLIDLLILLALFWALVVGIGTLTQLLQTRILARTGMARGAQEIVAVIVKYALLVVGTIVLLQVWGLDLSSLTLLGSAVGVGIGFGFQDIAKNLGSGLVLLFERSVQVGDFIEVNDHMGTVERVGARSIILRTLDQISIIVPNSRLLEEEVINWSHNRAPSRLHLPVGVAYGSDLNAVKESLLKAAKDHTDVVKSPPPRVVFVGFGDSSLDFELLIWLRRPERQLLVKSDLYFHIDAILRQRNIEIPFPQRDLHVRSGEIRLSESLEAGLLHLLNGNAGHPSKSSQPNEEAP
- a CDS encoding RNA polymerase sigma-70 factor; the encoded protein is MDVSTLETFQQYQSLLFGIAYRMLGTIMDAEDMVQETFLRWQRASNNQVQSPKRYLTTIVTRLCIDRLRSAQVKREQYIGPWLPEPIVTSAADPAAKAEQADSLSMAFLVLLERLSPIERAVFLLREIFDYDYNTIGLIVEKSPSNCRQIARRAKQRIHDVRSRFSTSPHQREEITQQFLRACEQGDLQGLLNLLADDITLYSDGGGKVVAALKPLHRNVKVARFLLAINRRQQRLGLYSEAQFIQVNSQSGLLYTTANTIDSVMAFDVAQGHIQTLYFVRNPEKLRQASTDRDFASRTTLEASNRRK
- a CDS encoding ester cyclase is translated as MSQDRNQTQVLQFYQSFDDRNIDQALAMLAPNFVAHMAGIPELLNAEEFKAFGQTFYTAFSNSKHTFDQVIATDDQVVTCGTFTATHLGEFQGLPPTGKEIAIAIMHIDRLENGKIVEHWGQGDAQGLMQQLGIIFLPGPKLVPAIFKNLSSKLFK
- a CDS encoding GFA family protein, with the translated sequence MTAPYTGRCQCGQVRYEIRAEPLTVYACHCRECQRQSASAFGMSMPVPRAAVILLQGTPKQWSRTSDSGREVVCFFCGECGTRLFHNPTRNPQITNIKPGTLDDTRELRAVGNLWIRSAQPWIHCSEETLNYQGQPTPEEYSQLLDKFSLQMPVREE
- a CDS encoding GNAT family N-acetyltransferase, coding for MTLKIRPALANDIPLIDAYIRKKSEFDRAVGAYQGVLGVTPDKLQQTLFGAVPFAYVLFSELNDSPVGFALYGFRYSSFAGQPSIWLDDLYIDEMQRSQGAGAALMHHLAQIAQEYNCTHLAWTADARNIRGLQFYDRISATVTEQRGTRCFLSWAPKVGDRAKSHN
- a CDS encoding mechanosensitive ion channel family protein; translated protein: MSHPLPLLRAVMRCRHFLPGPASLMLVGSMATPIMLAAPTPEAVQPQGGNIVERLLPFANGSEDIATGMVHLDGYRLVSITAPVIQSENRGSGTPSPIKQRISIVEDRLQSLVKENPETLTVTQQIDAATQLPVLYVNGQELMTVTNQDALLYSSDPDQWATELATLLQQALQRAQQERQADYLRQQARWAAGIGFVMLGGVLLMTWRQRYLKTQPFDTATTSSAAEEATEAGQTKDAALTIKDGKQLQHRRNTRRLKLLLLQLGKFALVAGGSFRILGLFPQTRWLQVMVLIGARVPLRLLGIVLLTYLLIRVSFVLIDRLFAAFRQQPFLPSIRSQRSTLRITTVARVLRGVSVVILTGIGALGMLAVLGIDLVPLLAGVSVIGLAVSFASQSLIKDTINGFFILLEDQYGVGDIIVVGAVSGLVEHMNLRITQLRDSEGRLITVPNSMVDIVQNLSKDWSRVDLFIDVAYSADPEQALAVVKQVAADLYCDRNWSQEILEPPDVLGIENLTHTGMTIRTWIKTVPLSQWNVSREFRRRLKLQLDAANIAIGIPQQRITTENGASYPTQRIDSGITLNKSEE